In the genome of Pseudomonas sp. B33.4, the window GTTCAGCACCAGCGACAGACTGCACAGCAGCCAGATCGCCGTCACCGCAATGTTGATCGGCATAAAGCGCCGCACACGGAACGGGTGCAAAAACTTCATCCGCGTCACGGTCAGCAGCGCCAGACCAATCACCGTCAGAAAAGTAATCCACGGCCCCGGACCGATGATGTACAGACACAGCGCGACCACATTCCATGCTGCAGGAAACCCGACAAAGTAGTTGTCCTTGCTCTTCATGTTGACGTTGCAGAAGCAGAACAGCGACGACACCAGAATCAGCGACACGGTCAGCAGCAAGGTGTAGTCGGGCAACGGAATGTAGCGATAGATGAACAGCGCCGGAATAAACACATACGTCAGGTAATCGATCACCAGATCAAGGATCGAACCGTCGAAGCTCGGCAGCACCGATTGCACGTTGACCTTGCGCGCCAGTGCCCCGTCGAGTCCGTCGACAATCAGCGCCACGCCCAGCCACATCAGGCAATGGGTCGGCTGGTTTTCCAGGAGGGCGAGGGTGGCCAGAAAAGCG includes:
- the pcsA gene encoding phosphatidylcholine synthase, encoding MISTVHIARLKAWGAHGFTATGVVTAFLATLALLENQPTHCLMWLGVALIVDGLDGALARKVNVQSVLPSFDGSILDLVIDYLTYVFIPALFIYRYIPLPDYTLLLTVSLILVSSLFCFCNVNMKSKDNYFVGFPAAWNVVALCLYIIGPGPWITFLTVIGLALLTVTRMKFLHPFRVRRFMPINIAVTAIWLLCSLSLVLNHPVINPLVMGLWLLMSAYFLGICIWRTALEWFDRPQVK